The following are from one region of the Ananas comosus cultivar F153 linkage group 20, ASM154086v1, whole genome shotgun sequence genome:
- the LOC109725605 gene encoding E3 ubiquitin protein ligase RIE1-like, whose protein sequence is PGAGAGAVAGXERGGGRGRGRGRGRRGPSELVRETAALQLQERRAEWAYSRPVVALDIAWNLAFAALSAAVLVATAAERPHTPVRFWIAGYGVQCLVHVGLVWAEYRRRRLARRHRRVEEGEHGSGGGGGGGGERASSESSEGTDSEEDGDEADGEQRNSIAKRCESLNTMVSFFWWIIGFYWVVSGGEALMQDAPKLYWLTVIFLAFDVFFAIFCVALACFIGIALCCCLPCIIAILYAVAGQEGASDADISILPRYKYAESVDNGEKGSEEGLMIPILNNSGTSTSERVLLREDAECCICLTPYEDGVELQALPCNHHFHSSCITKWLRINATCPLCKYNILKGSDSV, encoded by the exons cccggcgccggcgccggcgcagTCGCGGGCNGGGAACGGGGAGGGGGACGGGGACGGGGACGGGGACGGGGACGGCGTGGCCCATCAGAGCTGGTGCGGGAGACCGCGGCGCTCCAGCTCCAGGAGCGTCGCGCCGAGTGGGCCTACTCGCGCCCCGTCGTGGCACTCGACATCGCCTGGAACCTCGCCTTCGCCGCCTTGTCCGCGGCGGTGCTCGTCGCCACGGCCGCGGAGCGGCCCCACACCCCGGTTAGATTTTGGATCGCGGGGTACGGGGTCCAGTGCCTCGTCCATGTGGGCCTCGTGTGGGCCGAGTATCGGCGGAGGCGGCTTGCGAGGAGGCATCGCAGGGTGGAGGAAGGCGAACACGGCAGCggcggtggaggtggtggtggtggggagaGGGCGTCGTCAGAGTCGTCGGAGGGGACCGATAGCGAGGAGGATGGGGATGAGGCTGATGGGGAGCAGAGAAACAG TATTGCCAAACGATGTGAATCCCTTAATACGATGGTTTCCTTCTTCTGGTGGATCATTGGCTTTTATTGGGTGGTTTCTGGTGGCGAAGCACTCATGCAAGATGCGCCAAAGCTGTACTG GTTGACTGTAATCTTTCTAGCATTTGATGTATTCTTTGCTATCTTTTGCGTTGCATTGGCCTGTTTTATCGGGATCGCACTCTGTTGCTGCTTGCCTTGTATCATTGCAATTCTTTATGCTGTCGCAGGACAG GAAGGTGCATCGGACGCCGATATTAGCATCCTTCCAAGATACAAATATGCAGAGTCTGTAGACAATGGGGAGAAGGGTAGTGAGGAAGGATTAATGATCCCAATTCTAAATAATAGTGGAACTTCAACTAGCGAACGTGTTCTTCTTCGTGAGGATGCG GAATGTTGTATCTGTCTAACTCCATATGAAGATGGAGTGGAGCTCCAAGCACTCCCCTGCAACCACCACTTCCACTCATCATGCATCACCAAATGGCTTCGGATCAACGCCACGTGCCCGCTTTGCAAGTACAACATACTGAAGGGCTCTGATTCTGTCTAG